One segment of Streptomyces sp. NA02950 DNA contains the following:
- a CDS encoding ATP-grasp domain-containing protein codes for MNTSPPTVVLVYQRTTLPWVFDSAERAGIRLVLVPRPDEDVAPDRLPPAVSDVLRLDVDRDRAGALAALRKLHETTPFQGICSLYDPAVPFVAEAAELLGLPGIGRDAALGAQDKRVMRERLATAGLNVPRFVRLEDPRGWEEATRLDFPVVVKPAHGFSSLGVTKADRPERLKAVVDEVWQICRAKLGRVEGLVVEEFLDGPEFAVESLAHRGEVTVCTIGYKGEPEGPYFEESVYRAPALLPAAVEDAVRREVTAAHTALGISDGPTHTELRLRGGERPYLLELGARIGGSGVSQYIVQHVTGRDFAADALRIAAGLSPLSFGDGRTPAATGAAANYIVPCGGSGRIESVHGLAELHDDPRVDHVVQMLFPGDVVRPYPDFTGYPAFVLSRHTTTAEAEEFHRTLETAVSVEYTPEGSDR; via the coding sequence GTGAACACATCACCGCCCACCGTCGTCCTGGTGTACCAGCGCACCACGCTGCCCTGGGTCTTCGACAGCGCCGAGCGCGCCGGAATCCGTCTGGTCCTGGTCCCCCGCCCCGACGAGGACGTGGCACCGGACCGGCTGCCCCCGGCCGTGTCGGACGTCCTGCGCCTGGACGTCGACCGGGACCGGGCGGGCGCCCTGGCCGCCTTGCGGAAGCTGCACGAGACCACTCCGTTCCAGGGGATCTGCTCCCTCTACGACCCGGCCGTGCCGTTTGTCGCGGAGGCCGCCGAACTCCTCGGGCTGCCCGGTATCGGCCGGGACGCGGCGCTCGGCGCCCAGGACAAGCGGGTGATGCGCGAGCGGCTGGCCACGGCCGGGCTCAATGTGCCCCGTTTCGTACGGCTGGAGGATCCGCGCGGCTGGGAGGAGGCCACCCGGCTGGACTTCCCCGTGGTGGTCAAACCCGCCCACGGCTTCTCCAGCCTCGGTGTCACCAAGGCGGACCGCCCGGAGCGGCTGAAGGCCGTGGTCGATGAGGTCTGGCAGATCTGCCGCGCGAAGCTGGGGCGGGTCGAGGGCCTGGTGGTGGAGGAGTTTCTCGACGGGCCCGAGTTCGCGGTGGAATCCCTGGCCCACCGGGGTGAAGTGACGGTGTGCACCATCGGCTACAAGGGCGAGCCCGAAGGCCCCTACTTCGAGGAGAGCGTCTACCGCGCACCCGCCCTGCTGCCCGCGGCGGTCGAGGACGCCGTCCGGCGGGAGGTCACGGCCGCACACACCGCCCTCGGCATCTCCGACGGCCCCACCCACACCGAGCTGCGGCTGCGCGGTGGCGAACGGCCGTATCTGCTGGAGCTGGGCGCCCGGATCGGTGGCTCGGGGGTGTCCCAGTACATCGTCCAGCATGTCACCGGACGGGACTTCGCCGCGGACGCGCTGCGGATCGCCGCCGGGCTGTCACCGCTGTCCTTCGGTGACGGCCGCACCCCCGCCGCCACCGGCGCCGCGGCCAACTACATCGTGCCGTGCGGCGGTTCGGGCCGGATCGAGTCGGTCCACGGGCTGGCGGAGCTCCATGACGATCCGCGGGTGGACCATGTTGTCCAGATGCTCTTCCCCGGCGATGTGGTGCGCCCCTACCCGGACTTCACCGGATATCCGGCGTTCGTGCTCTCCCGGCACACCACGACCGCCGAGGCCGAGGAGTTCCACCGCACCCTGGAGACCGCCGTCTCCGTCGAGTACACCCCGGAAGGCAGTGACCGATGA
- a CDS encoding DMT family transporter, translated as MTGGPVPRRQGGPLVVPALSVLMVLLLAAGWLMSARLVDGVPALAVATGRTAASFLAISLVALCHRRGWRDVRTAFGRPAGYVLLAFLGFFAYYSGTLLGIGRIGASRVGLIVSLLPCLTFVIGLVAFGERGTVRKVCGTVLAVAAACGYAAADGPGHEAAAGTGALLTGVLLALGGTFTYALYGYAYRQRMADVSPLAALPAITGAGAVMLGLTTVLFVPLNGVTAADWGGVALLGAGLTAPVFLISHELILRRGPLYTSAVALIVPFLIRLGEWTLGWAGAPGPVVLVLIVACAAGVWLTVGGSRRADPAPSGATDADADADADATDADSATDQPSGIRQEQGTS; from the coding sequence GTGACGGGCGGTCCGGTGCCCCGTCGGCAGGGCGGGCCCCTGGTGGTGCCCGCCCTGTCGGTGCTGATGGTGTTGCTGCTCGCCGCGGGCTGGCTGATGTCCGCGCGGCTGGTGGACGGTGTTCCCGCGCTCGCGGTGGCCACCGGCCGGACGGCGGCGAGCTTTCTGGCGATCTCACTGGTCGCCCTGTGCCACCGGCGCGGCTGGCGGGACGTCCGCACGGCGTTCGGCCGCCCGGCCGGGTATGTGCTGCTGGCGTTCCTGGGGTTCTTCGCGTACTACTCGGGCACCCTGCTCGGCATCGGCCGGATCGGCGCCTCCCGGGTGGGTCTGATCGTCTCGCTGCTGCCCTGCCTGACGTTCGTCATCGGCCTGGTGGCCTTCGGCGAGCGCGGAACCGTCCGCAAGGTGTGCGGCACCGTGCTCGCGGTGGCCGCGGCGTGCGGATACGCGGCGGCGGACGGCCCGGGCCACGAGGCGGCGGCCGGCACCGGCGCCCTGCTGACCGGTGTGCTGCTGGCGCTGGGCGGCACCTTCACCTATGCCCTGTACGGCTATGCGTACCGGCAGCGCATGGCCGATGTGTCACCGCTGGCGGCGCTTCCCGCCATCACGGGGGCGGGTGCGGTGATGCTGGGGCTGACGACCGTCCTCTTCGTTCCGCTGAACGGTGTCACGGCGGCCGACTGGGGCGGCGTCGCCCTGCTCGGCGCGGGGCTGACCGCCCCGGTGTTCCTCATCTCGCACGAGCTCATCCTGCGCAGGGGCCCGCTGTACACCTCCGCGGTGGCGCTGATCGTGCCCTTCCTGATCCGGCTCGGGGAATGGACGCTGGGGTGGGCGGGAGCCCCCGGTCCGGTGGTACTGGTCCTCATCGTCGCCTGCGCGGCCGGGGTGTGGCTGACGGTGGGCGGCTCCCGCCGGGCGGACCCCGCCCCATCCGGCGCCACCGACGCCGACGCCGATGCCGATGCCGATGCCACCGACGCCGATAGCGCCACCGACCAGCCGTCCGGAATCCGTCAGGAACAAGGAACCTCGTGA
- a CDS encoding DUF6421 family protein, which produces MTAQAPLDPRWLAEAQRLKDTLIPWVNRFRTRQADDGTVAGATSDDHALLTRISDEACAWYRRHGRGHQADALHADVADWLAAGLDTPPHFARSRDTLRPPEDGDVVFFLAPLRSTNSAPPVGKRLDCFFALRKEPAALPELAVSCPHPKNNCQALILITGSHGFAQGNCLVFFPENVAAHDKITEQPYAMFFYNKMRSIHETYALPGAAAVLTPDSVPRASSDLAPEVCYEARALWGYLHDSLHYQGLWPFDEHISLKMNWFVGLLEEIKVDAKTALACADGGVPYAEEQIAMILLERVFRYPQADDATRNFDSGTGVFVYSWLREHGALTGSPDNGGLLRLDREATVAALRDYVATVEKLEAEVTTDDAYRAAAKELVRGYLPAGEEKQRYRFTEDQRVLLRAKQGLDRLPPLTFAMAQW; this is translated from the coding sequence GTGACGGCACAGGCACCTCTCGACCCCCGGTGGCTCGCCGAGGCCCAGAGGCTCAAGGACACGCTCATACCGTGGGTCAACCGCTTCCGGACCCGTCAGGCCGATGACGGTACGGTCGCCGGGGCCACATCGGACGACCATGCCCTGCTCACGCGGATATCGGACGAGGCGTGCGCCTGGTACCGGCGGCACGGGCGCGGGCACCAGGCCGACGCGCTGCACGCCGATGTGGCGGACTGGCTCGCTGCCGGGCTGGACACGCCGCCGCACTTCGCCCGCTCCCGGGACACGCTGCGGCCGCCGGAGGACGGGGATGTGGTGTTCTTCCTCGCGCCGCTGCGGAGCACCAACAGCGCACCGCCCGTGGGCAAGCGGCTGGACTGCTTCTTCGCGCTGCGCAAGGAGCCCGCGGCGCTGCCGGAGCTGGCCGTCAGCTGTCCGCACCCCAAGAACAACTGCCAGGCCCTGATCCTCATCACCGGCAGCCACGGCTTCGCGCAGGGCAACTGCCTGGTCTTCTTCCCGGAGAACGTGGCCGCTCACGACAAGATCACTGAGCAGCCGTACGCCATGTTCTTCTACAACAAGATGCGCAGCATCCACGAGACCTACGCGCTCCCCGGGGCGGCGGCCGTGCTCACCCCGGACTCGGTGCCCCGCGCCTCCAGCGATCTGGCACCGGAGGTGTGTTACGAGGCCCGCGCGCTCTGGGGCTATCTGCACGACTCCCTGCACTACCAGGGGCTGTGGCCGTTCGACGAGCACATCTCGCTGAAGATGAACTGGTTCGTGGGGCTGCTCGAAGAGATCAAGGTGGACGCCAAGACCGCGCTGGCCTGCGCCGACGGTGGAGTTCCGTACGCAGAGGAACAGATCGCCATGATCCTGCTGGAACGTGTCTTCCGCTACCCGCAAGCCGATGACGCGACCCGCAACTTCGACTCGGGCACGGGTGTGTTCGTGTATTCCTGGCTGCGTGAGCACGGTGCGCTGACCGGTTCCCCGGACAACGGCGGTCTGCTGCGCCTGGACCGGGAGGCCACCGTGGCCGCGCTGCGGGACTATGTCGCCACCGTCGAGAAACTGGAGGCCGAGGTCACCACCGACGACGCCTACCGGGCCGCCGCCAAGGAGTTGGTGCGCGGGTACCTCCCCGCCGGGGAGGAGAAGCAGCGCTATCGGTTCACCGAGGACCAGCGCGTACTGCTGCGCGCCAAGCAGGGGCTGGACCGGCTGCCGCCGCTGACGTTCGCCATGGCGCAGTGGTGA
- a CDS encoding bacilysin biosynthesis protein BacA codes for MRHIHAGPDHVRHLHTLGPHGTNLEAASHEWLRRRGIEGTVQLHSSIESALEAVPADGEHALTACAVYPALHTLVFGNLHRLRMVDSFVMPTHNMVFASRGTATPATVASHPAPRGLVPDSAEIHEVLSNAQAAIDCAEGRVEGCITTVVAAKRHGLRVIRDFGPVPMVFTVHQVLAMDTAVADTGGMGAGAGAALTAGVAL; via the coding sequence ATGCGGCATATCCATGCCGGACCCGACCACGTCCGTCATCTGCACACACTCGGTCCGCACGGGACCAATCTGGAAGCCGCATCCCACGAATGGCTGCGCAGGCGCGGTATCGAGGGAACCGTGCAGTTGCACTCCTCCATCGAATCGGCGCTGGAGGCCGTCCCGGCGGACGGGGAGCACGCGTTGACCGCCTGCGCGGTCTATCCAGCACTGCACACACTGGTCTTCGGCAACCTCCACCGGTTACGGATGGTCGACAGCTTCGTCATGCCGACGCACAACATGGTGTTCGCTTCCCGGGGCACGGCGACACCGGCCACCGTGGCCTCGCATCCGGCACCCAGGGGGCTGGTCCCCGACTCGGCCGAGATCCATGAGGTGCTGAGCAATGCGCAGGCCGCCATCGACTGCGCCGAGGGCAGGGTGGAGGGCTGCATCACCACGGTCGTCGCCGCCAAGCGGCACGGGCTGCGGGTGATCCGCGACTTCGGGCCGGTCCCGATGGTCTTCACCGTCCACCAGGTGCTGGCCATGGATACGGCGGTGGCGGACACCGGAGGCATGGGCGCCGGAGCCGGGGCCGCGCTGACGGCGGGAGTGGCGCTGTGA